A genomic region of Oncorhynchus mykiss isolate Arlee chromosome 2, USDA_OmykA_1.1, whole genome shotgun sequence contains the following coding sequences:
- the LOC110487411 gene encoding CD209 antigen-like protein B isoform X2 has protein sequence MPEELHYSTVVIKNLKMSSPKVEEGPAPHSQTFGGVALCLGVLCVLLVSTILPLCVYFSTALSEHNTNLVRELEQLTDEHISLLAANQDLMNLYCKLSVANHILQSDYIKVSTENQQLKAERMNLSRDRDGLNWTLGVIFQLKNFPVDNYCPYEDANTKDRACKPCQVGWVLFQSSCYLFLHIKVPFGHLWRTWQGSRQHCKNNNADLVDIGSQEEQEFILNNTQAYYDEDHGYWIGLTDIAEDGQWLWVDGRNQNLTDR, from the exons ATGCCAGAAGAGCTGCATTACTCTACAGTGgttataaaaaatttaaaaatgtCTTCACCAAAAG TGGAGGAGGGCCCTGCTCCCCACTCTCAAACCTTTGGAGGAGTGGCATTGTGTTTGGGGGTTCTTTGTGTCCTGTTGGTGTCAACCATTTTACCTCTCTGTGTCTACT TCAGCACTGCCCTCTCAGAGCACAACACAAATTTGGTGAGGGAACTGGAGCAGCTAACAGATGAGCATATATCCCTACTGGCAGCCAATCAGGACCTAATGAATCTCTACTGCAAGCTGAGTGTAGCCAATCATATTTTGCAAAGCGATTACATCAAAGTGTCTACTGAAAACCAGCAATTGAAGGCAGAGAGGATGAACTTGTCAAGAGACAGGGATGGGCTCAACTGGACTCTTGGGGTCATATTTCAGTTGAAGAATTTCCCAGTTGATAACTACTGCCCATATGAAGATGCCAACACCAAAG ATAGAGCGTGCAAAccttgtcaagttggctgggtgctGTTCCAATCCAGTTGTTACCTGTTTCTGCACATTAAAGTCCCCTTCGGTCACCTTTGGAGGACCTGGCAAGGAAGCAGACAGCACTGCAAAAACAACAACGCCGATTTGGTTGACATAGGCAGTCAAGAGGAACAG GAATTCATTCTCAACAACACTCAAGCCTACTATGATGAAGATCATGGGTACTGGATCGGCCTGACTGACATAGCAGAAGACGGTCAATGGCTTTGGGTTGATGGACGTAATCAGAATCTGACTGATAGGTAA
- the LOC110487428 gene encoding C-type lectin domain family 12 member B, with amino-acid sequence MYQYLIVSILGYGACLGKCRNKCVNIIEYVCVPFLFPTENKEEETVYAEVKGSAVTQRNPATAVDERPALHSQPFRGVAVCLGVLCVLLVSAIIGLYVYFSTALSEHNTKLVRELEQLTDVRAFLLAANQDLTNLNSNLSTANHILRCDYSKVSTANQRLAAEKEALSRERDRLNWNLKYIYQFENFPVNQYCSPKDDVGERKCNPCQSGWMLFQSSCYQILYHSSPWKTWEQSRENCKTNHSDLLVIGSQEEQEFIHNHTQYYFDIHHGYWIGLTDIANVNQWLWVNGSHQTDGFWKRQTGGGNCALTVPNNEPLANWNAESCSMQNRWICESRALLWSD; translated from the exons ATGTATCAGTACTTGATTGTTTCAATATTAGGGTATGGGGCATGTCTGGGAAAATGTAGGAACAAATGTGTTAATATTATTGAATATGTATGTGTCCCCTTTCTCTTCCCCACAGAGAATAAAGAGGAAGAAACAGTATATGCTGAAGTTAAGGGAAGTGCAGTCACTCAACGGAATCCTGCCACAGCAG TGGATGAGAGGCCTGCTCTCCACTCTCAACCCTTTCGAGGAGTGGCAGTGTGTTTGGGTGTTCTTTGTGTCCTCTTGGTTTCAGCCATTATAGGCCTCTATGTGTACT TCAGCACTGCCCTGTCAGAGCACAACACAAAGTTGGTGAGGGAACTGGAGCAACTAACAGATGTGCGTGCATTCCTACTGGCGGCCAATCAGGACCTTACGAACCTCAACAGTAATCTGAGTACAGCCAATCACATTTTGCGGTGTGATTATAGCAAAGTAAGCACTGCAAACCAACGTTTAGCGGCTGAGAAAGAAGCATTgtcaagagagagggatagactgAACTGGAATCTTAAGTACATATATCAGTTTGAAAATTTTCCAGTCAATCAATATTGTTCACCAAAGGATGACGTAGGAG AGAGAAAGTGTAACCCTTGTCAAAGTGGGTGGATGTTGTTCCAATCTAGTTGTTACCAGATTTTATACCATTCCAGTCCCTGGAAGACCTGGGAACAAAGCAGAGAGAATTGCAAAACAAATCATTCTGATCTGCTTGTCATAGGAAGTCAAGAGGAACAG GAATTCATTCATAACCACACTCAATACTACTTTGATATTCATCATGGATACTGGATCGGTTTGACTGACATAGCTAATGTCAACCAATGGCTCTGGGTTAATGGAAGTCACCAGACTGATGG GTTTTGGAAGAGACAAACTGGGGGGGGTAATTGCGCGCTAACTGTCCCAAATAATGAGCCTTTGGCTAATTGGAATGCTGAATCATGTAGCATGCAGAACCGTTGGATCTGTGAGAGTAGAGCCTTACTATGGTCAGATTAA
- the LOC110487411 gene encoding asialoglycoprotein receptor 2 isoform X1 — translation MPEELHYSTVVIKNLKMSSPKVEEGPAPHSQTFGGVALCLGVLCVLLVSTILPLCVYFSTALSEHNTNLVRELEQLTDEHISLLAANQDLMNLYCKLSVANHILQSDYIKVSTENQQLKAERMNLSRDRDGLNWTLGVIFQLKNFPVDNYCPYEDANTKDRACKPCQVGWVLFQSSCYLFLHIKVPFGHLWRTWQGSRQHCKNNNADLVDIGSQEEQEFILNNTQAYYDEDHGYWIGLTDIAEDGQWLWVDGRNQNLTDRFWKIQPVWGRDCALTNPNNEPLANWNAAPCGQRNRWICESKALIWSG, via the exons ATGCCAGAAGAGCTGCATTACTCTACAGTGgttataaaaaatttaaaaatgtCTTCACCAAAAG TGGAGGAGGGCCCTGCTCCCCACTCTCAAACCTTTGGAGGAGTGGCATTGTGTTTGGGGGTTCTTTGTGTCCTGTTGGTGTCAACCATTTTACCTCTCTGTGTCTACT TCAGCACTGCCCTCTCAGAGCACAACACAAATTTGGTGAGGGAACTGGAGCAGCTAACAGATGAGCATATATCCCTACTGGCAGCCAATCAGGACCTAATGAATCTCTACTGCAAGCTGAGTGTAGCCAATCATATTTTGCAAAGCGATTACATCAAAGTGTCTACTGAAAACCAGCAATTGAAGGCAGAGAGGATGAACTTGTCAAGAGACAGGGATGGGCTCAACTGGACTCTTGGGGTCATATTTCAGTTGAAGAATTTCCCAGTTGATAACTACTGCCCATATGAAGATGCCAACACCAAAG ATAGAGCGTGCAAAccttgtcaagttggctgggtgctGTTCCAATCCAGTTGTTACCTGTTTCTGCACATTAAAGTCCCCTTCGGTCACCTTTGGAGGACCTGGCAAGGAAGCAGACAGCACTGCAAAAACAACAACGCCGATTTGGTTGACATAGGCAGTCAAGAGGAACAG GAATTCATTCTCAACAACACTCAAGCCTACTATGATGAAGATCATGGGTACTGGATCGGCCTGACTGACATAGCAGAAGACGGTCAATGGCTTTGGGTTGATGGACGTAATCAGAATCTGACTGATAG GTTTTGGAAGATTCAACCTGTATGGGGTCGCGATTGTGCTTTAACTAACCCAAACAATGAACCTTTGGCTAATTGGAATGCTGCACCATGTGGCCAGAGAAACCGATGGATCTGTGAGAGTAAAGCATTAATATGGTCAGGATAA